A window of Mucilaginibacter sp. PAMC 26640 contains these coding sequences:
- a CDS encoding thioesterase has product MSERIYSTFQTEHRVRPDDIDMFQHVHNSKYFDYVLAARYEQMETCYGMAMEKFMERGFGWVVRAVYMDYKRALVMGDYFLVRTGIESINDKGCRVNFTITNKATKKICCDGYFDYVMIDMATGRGTKVPADVIEHYGI; this is encoded by the coding sequence ATGAGCGAAAGAATCTACTCTACCTTCCAAACCGAACACCGCGTACGCCCCGATGATATTGACATGTTTCAACATGTGCACAATAGTAAGTATTTTGATTATGTACTTGCAGCCCGTTATGAGCAAATGGAAACCTGTTATGGAATGGCGATGGAAAAATTTATGGAACGCGGCTTTGGCTGGGTGGTACGCGCAGTATATATGGACTATAAACGGGCGTTGGTAATGGGGGATTACTTTCTAGTACGTACCGGCATCGAAAGTATCAACGATAAAGGTTGCCGGGTAAACTTTACCATTACCAATAAAGCTACTAAAAAGATCTGTTGCGATGGTTATTTTGACTACGTAATGATTGATATGGCAACCGGCCGGGGCACTAAAGTGCCAGCAGATGTAATTGAACATTACGGGATTTGA
- a CDS encoding 30S ribosomal protein S15 yields the protein MYLSKEAKVEIFAKHGKSATDTGSTEGQVALFTTRIAHLTGHLKKNKHDFSTQLSLQKLVGKRRGLLAYLFKKDINRYRAIIKALALRDIIK from the coding sequence ATGTATTTAAGTAAAGAAGCAAAGGTAGAGATCTTTGCAAAACACGGTAAAAGCGCAACTGACACCGGTTCAACCGAAGGACAGGTAGCGTTATTCACCACCCGTATCGCACATTTAACCGGTCACCTGAAAAAAAACAAACATGATTTTTCAACCCAGTTATCACTGCAAAAATTAGTAGGTAAACGCCGCGGATTGCTGGCATACTTATTCAAAAAAGATATCAACAGGTATCGTGCTATCATCAAAGCGTTAGCGCTTAGGGATATCATCAAGTAA
- a CDS encoding polyribonucleotide nucleotidyltransferase codes for MSLKVIKKVIDLGDGRTIEIETGKLAKQADGSVVIKMGDTMLLATVVSSQEAKEGIDFLPLSVDYQEKYASTGRIPGGFLRREARLSDYEVLISRLVDRALRPMFPEDYHADTQVMISLISADKDIMPDALAGLAASAALAVSDIPFNGPISEVRVAKVDGQLVINPTLSQLKTATLEFIVAGNQHDINMVEGESAEIQEAELVEAIKFAHTAIKIQCLAQIELAEEVGKTVKRTYSHEHSNEDLKKAIYEATYQQVYDVASSASAKDERSVKFKEVRDAYIATLGEIDDITKSLAKKYYHDVEYDAIRNLVLDEGKRLDGRHTKQIRPIWSEVGYLPSAHGSAVFTRGETQSLTTVTLGAKDDEQMIDGAFINGYQKFLLHYNFPGFSTGEVRPNRGAGRREIGHGNLAMRSLKRVLPHEDENPYTIRIVSDILESNGSSSMATVCAGTLALMDAGIKISNPVSGIAMGLITNEMGTKYAILSDILGDEDHLGDMDFKVTGTKNGIVAVQMDLKINGLSYEVLTNALDQAKEGRLHILGEMAKTITAPREDYKPHAPRIVTIKIDKEFIGAVIGPGGKIIQEMQRETGATISIEEKDNQGIVQVFADNKAAIDAALTRIRNIASKPEVGEIYEGKVKSIMPFGAFVEIMPGKDGLLHISEIDHRRIETMDGIFNVGDEVRVKLLDVDKQGKLKLSRKVLLPKPESNK; via the coding sequence ATGAGTTTAAAAGTAATTAAAAAGGTAATTGATTTAGGTGACGGCCGCACCATTGAGATCGAAACCGGTAAACTGGCTAAACAGGCTGATGGCTCTGTAGTAATTAAGATGGGTGACACCATGTTATTGGCTACTGTAGTATCATCGCAAGAAGCAAAAGAAGGTATTGATTTCTTACCTCTTTCTGTAGATTATCAAGAGAAATACGCTTCCACCGGTCGTATCCCGGGTGGTTTTTTACGCCGTGAGGCTCGTTTATCAGACTATGAGGTTTTGATCTCCCGTTTGGTTGACCGTGCATTGCGCCCAATGTTCCCTGAAGATTATCATGCTGATACCCAAGTGATGATCTCCCTGATCAGCGCTGATAAAGATATTATGCCTGATGCATTAGCTGGTTTGGCAGCATCTGCAGCATTAGCTGTTTCTGATATCCCTTTCAACGGGCCGATATCTGAAGTACGCGTTGCTAAAGTTGATGGCCAATTGGTTATTAATCCAACACTTTCACAATTAAAAACTGCAACCCTCGAATTTATTGTGGCTGGTAACCAGCACGATATCAACATGGTAGAAGGCGAAAGTGCCGAAATACAGGAAGCTGAGTTGGTTGAAGCTATTAAATTTGCCCACACTGCAATTAAGATTCAGTGTTTAGCACAAATTGAACTGGCGGAAGAAGTTGGCAAAACGGTTAAACGTACTTACAGCCACGAACACAGTAACGAAGACCTGAAGAAAGCAATTTACGAAGCAACTTATCAGCAGGTTTACGATGTAGCTTCATCTGCTTCTGCAAAAGATGAGCGGTCGGTTAAGTTTAAGGAAGTACGTGATGCTTACATCGCTACTCTGGGCGAAATTGACGATATCACCAAGTCGCTTGCAAAAAAATATTACCACGATGTTGAATACGATGCTATCCGTAACCTTGTTTTGGATGAAGGCAAACGTTTAGACGGCCGCCATACCAAACAAATTCGCCCTATTTGGAGTGAGGTTGGTTACCTGCCATCTGCCCACGGTTCTGCCGTATTTACCCGTGGCGAAACCCAATCATTAACCACTGTTACCTTAGGTGCTAAGGACGATGAACAAATGATTGACGGTGCGTTCATCAACGGTTATCAAAAATTCTTGTTGCACTACAATTTTCCTGGTTTCTCAACCGGTGAGGTTCGCCCTAACAGGGGTGCAGGCCGTCGTGAGATTGGTCATGGTAACTTAGCAATGCGTTCTTTAAAACGCGTGTTACCGCACGAAGATGAAAACCCATACACGATACGTATCGTTTCTGATATCCTTGAATCTAACGGTTCTTCATCAATGGCTACGGTTTGTGCCGGTACATTGGCTTTGATGGATGCAGGTATTAAAATCAGCAACCCGGTATCTGGTATCGCAATGGGATTGATCACCAATGAAATGGGTACTAAATATGCTATCCTTTCTGATATCCTGGGTGATGAAGATCACTTAGGTGATATGGATTTTAAAGTAACCGGTACCAAAAACGGTATTGTTGCTGTGCAAATGGACTTAAAAATAAATGGCTTATCCTACGAAGTTTTAACAAATGCGTTAGATCAGGCTAAAGAAGGTCGTTTACATATCCTCGGCGAAATGGCTAAAACCATTACCGCACCACGTGAGGACTACAAACCACACGCTCCGCGTATTGTTACCATTAAAATCGACAAAGAATTTATTGGTGCAGTTATCGGGCCCGGCGGCAAGATCATCCAGGAAATGCAACGTGAAACCGGTGCGACTATTTCTATCGAAGAAAAAGACAACCAGGGTATTGTACAGGTATTTGCCGATAACAAGGCTGCTATCGACGCCGCTTTAACCCGCATTCGCAACATCGCTTCTAAACCGGAAGTGGGCGAAATTTACGAAGGTAAAGTGAAATCAATAATGCCATTTGGTGCATTTGTTGAAATTATGCCGGGCAAAGATGGTTTGTTACATATCTCAGAAATAGATCACCGCAGGATTGAGACCATGGACGGAATCTTCAATGTTGGTGATGAGGTACGTGTTAAACTGCTTGACGTTGATAAGCAAGGTAAATTAAAACTTTCCCGCAAAGTTCTATTGCCTAAGCCAGAATCAAATAAGTAA
- a CDS encoding uridine kinase, whose protein sequence is MNKPYVIGVAGGSGSGKTFFLKCFLEHFTAEEVCLVSQDDYYIPVAHNMTKEENKLYNFDLPTTINADLFESDISKLMRWETVFQKEYTFNNPDAVPRILEIKPAPIIIVEGLFILHFKKIANDLDMTIFIEADEEIALKRRLKRDLAERGYSNEDVQYKWHHHVVPAYKEFLLPFREICDKVVVNNGHLADHIIEVTDKISEELREKVLGK, encoded by the coding sequence ATGAATAAACCTTATGTAATAGGTGTTGCCGGCGGAAGCGGAAGTGGCAAGACTTTTTTTTTGAAATGTTTTCTGGAGCATTTTACAGCTGAGGAAGTTTGCCTCGTATCGCAGGATGATTACTATATCCCCGTGGCGCATAACATGACCAAGGAGGAAAATAAGCTTTACAACTTTGACCTGCCTACTACTATTAATGCCGATCTTTTCGAAAGCGACATCAGCAAATTGATGCGCTGGGAAACGGTATTTCAGAAGGAATATACCTTTAATAATCCCGATGCCGTACCCAGGATTTTGGAGATCAAACCTGCACCTATCATCATAGTAGAAGGGCTTTTTATCCTTCATTTCAAAAAGATCGCCAACGATCTTGACATGACCATTTTTATCGAGGCTGACGAAGAAATTGCTTTAAAGAGACGCCTGAAACGCGACCTGGCAGAGCGAGGCTATTCTAATGAAGATGTGCAATACAAATGGCATCACCATGTTGTACCGGCTTATAAAGAGTTCCTGTTGCCATTCAGAGAAATTTGCGACAAGGTTGTCGTCAACAACGGACACTTAGCAGATCATATCATAGAAGTGACCGATAAAATTTCAGAAGAACTGAGGGAAAAGGTTTTGGGGAAATAA
- a CDS encoding DNA starvation/stationary phase protection protein: MDAKEISLEEKAVKPVVDHLNELLANYHIHYQKLRGCHWNVKGKSFFTLHVKFEELYTAALTTIDELAERILTLGKPPYSTFNDYIQKSSLKEIDTIGMLDTDMVKALIEDMASLIEMEREILDITANAGDDGTNDMVNRFMQFKEKNTWMLRSFVNED; this comes from the coding sequence ATGGACGCTAAAGAAATAAGCTTAGAAGAAAAGGCAGTAAAACCGGTTGTAGATCATTTGAATGAGCTATTGGCTAATTATCACATCCACTACCAGAAATTGCGTGGCTGCCACTGGAATGTAAAAGGTAAAAGTTTTTTTACCCTGCATGTTAAGTTTGAGGAACTGTACACAGCGGCATTAACTACTATTGATGAGCTTGCCGAAAGAATTCTGACCCTTGGAAAGCCTCCGTATAGTACTTTTAATGATTATATACAAAAATCAAGCTTAAAAGAAATTGATACCATTGGCATGCTGGATACCGATATGGTAAAAGCGTTGATAGAAGACATGGCCAGCCTGATAGAAATGGAACGTGAAATCCTTGACATTACCGCAAATGCTGGTGATGACGGTACGAACGATATGGTCAATCGGTTTATGCAGTTCAAAGAGAAGAACACCTGGATGCTAAGATCGTTTGTTAACGAAGATTAG
- a CDS encoding proline--tRNA ligase (catalyzes the formation of prolyl-tRNA(Pro) from proline and tRNA(Pro)), with protein MSKGVISKDEDYSQWFNDLIIKSDMAEYSPVRGCMIIKPYGYSIWEKIQAQLDKMFKETGHQNAYFPLLIPKSFFSKEASHVEGFAKECAVVTHYRLKNDGEGNIVVDEDAKLEEELIIRPTSETIIWNTYRGWIQSYRDLPILVNQWANVMRWEMRTRLFLRTSEFLWQEGHTAHATAEEAVAETEQMLDVYAEFAENWMALPVVKGRKTANERFAGALDTYCIEALMQDGKALQAGTSHFLGQNFAKAFDVKFTTRDNKQDFVWATSWGVSTRLIGALIMAHSDDAGLVLPPKLAPIQVVIVPIYKHPEELDNITAYVTALTKELRSKDVTVKFDNRDTHRPGAKFAEYELKGVPLRVAIGSRDMQNGTVELARRDTKTKETVQQDGLAAHITALLEEIQTNIYTKASTFRADNTTEVDTYEEFKRMLDDQPGFISAHWDGTSETEQKIKDETKATIRCIPLDNKQEEGKCILTGKPSTQRVLFARAY; from the coding sequence ATGAGCAAAGGTGTCATCAGTAAAGACGAAGATTATTCGCAATGGTTTAACGACTTAATAATTAAATCTGACATGGCCGAATATTCGCCTGTTAGAGGTTGTATGATCATTAAGCCATATGGCTATTCCATCTGGGAAAAGATCCAGGCCCAGCTCGATAAAATGTTTAAGGAAACGGGGCACCAAAACGCTTACTTTCCGCTGCTCATACCAAAATCATTTTTCTCCAAAGAGGCCAGCCACGTGGAGGGCTTCGCTAAGGAGTGTGCTGTTGTAACACATTACAGGCTTAAGAACGATGGGGAAGGTAATATTGTTGTGGATGAAGATGCAAAATTGGAAGAAGAATTAATTATCCGTCCAACGTCCGAAACCATCATTTGGAACACTTACCGCGGCTGGATCCAAAGCTACCGTGATTTGCCTATTTTGGTTAACCAATGGGCAAACGTAATGCGCTGGGAAATGCGCACCCGTTTATTTCTGCGTACCAGCGAATTTTTATGGCAGGAAGGGCATACCGCCCATGCTACCGCAGAAGAAGCTGTAGCAGAAACAGAACAAATGCTGGATGTTTACGCCGAATTTGCCGAAAACTGGATGGCGCTTCCCGTAGTGAAAGGCCGCAAAACAGCAAACGAACGCTTCGCCGGGGCATTGGATACCTATTGCATTGAAGCATTAATGCAGGATGGAAAAGCCCTGCAGGCAGGTACATCGCACTTTTTAGGGCAAAACTTTGCTAAGGCATTTGACGTAAAATTTACTACCCGGGATAACAAACAGGATTTTGTTTGGGCTACCTCATGGGGCGTGTCCACCCGTTTAATTGGCGCGTTGATTATGGCTCACTCAGATGATGCTGGCTTGGTTTTACCACCAAAGCTGGCACCGATACAGGTTGTAATTGTACCGATTTACAAACACCCCGAAGAATTGGACAATATTACGGCATATGTAACTGCATTAACTAAAGAACTGCGTTCTAAAGACGTAACCGTAAAATTCGATAACCGCGATACCCATCGCCCGGGAGCAAAATTTGCTGAGTATGAATTGAAAGGCGTACCATTGCGCGTAGCCATTGGTAGCCGCGATATGCAGAACGGAACCGTTGAATTGGCCCGCCGCGATACCAAAACTAAAGAAACAGTACAGCAGGATGGTTTGGCTGCACATATCACGGCATTGCTGGAAGAGATTCAAACCAACATTTACACTAAAGCGTCAACATTCCGCGCAGACAATACGACCGAAGTTGATACCTACGAAGAATTTAAACGCATGCTGGATGATCAACCCGGCTTTATATCGGCACATTGGGACGGCACATCCGAAACTGAGCAAAAAATAAAAGACGAAACCAAGGCAACTATCCGTTGTATACCTTTGGATAATAAACAGGAAGAGGGCAAATGTATCCTGACGGGCAAACCATCTACGCAGCGGGTGCTGTTTGCGAGAGCCTACTAA
- a CDS encoding cystathionine gamma-synthase — translation MKFATKAIHAGQEPDPTTGAIMTPIYQTSTYWQKSPGDNKGYEYSRGTNPTRKALEDCLAALENAQYGLAFSSGMGATDAVMKLLAPGDEVITGNDLYGGSYRIFTKIFANYGIKFHFLDLSNPEIVKEHINDKTKLVWIETPTNPTMQVVDIEAIGKITKANNLLFVVDNTFASPYLQNPIDLGADVVMHSVTKYIGGHSDVVMGALMLNDEELYKRLWFIYNACGATPGPMDSFLVLRGIKTLHLRMKAHCENGRAVAEFLKDHPRVEKIYWPGFPDSKNHDVAKKQMRDFGGMISIVLKDADLQETFRIASSFKVFSLAESLGGVESLINHPVSMTHGSIPKAERDKAGVVDNLLRLSVGVEDIEDLLDDLKQALS, via the coding sequence ATGAAATTCGCAACAAAAGCAATTCACGCAGGGCAGGAGCCCGATCCAACTACAGGCGCCATCATGACGCCTATATATCAAACCTCTACTTACTGGCAAAAATCGCCGGGAGATAATAAGGGGTATGAATATTCGCGCGGTACCAATCCAACCCGAAAGGCGCTGGAAGATTGTTTGGCCGCGCTTGAAAACGCACAATACGGACTGGCATTTTCAAGCGGCATGGGTGCTACCGATGCGGTGATGAAGCTGCTTGCACCCGGCGATGAAGTAATTACCGGTAACGATCTGTACGGAGGTTCGTACCGCATCTTCACCAAGATATTTGCTAACTACGGCATTAAGTTTCATTTTTTAGATCTGAGTAACCCGGAAATTGTTAAAGAACACATTAACGATAAAACCAAACTGGTTTGGATAGAAACGCCTACTAACCCAACGATGCAGGTGGTGGATATCGAAGCTATTGGAAAGATCACTAAAGCAAACAACCTGCTTTTCGTGGTGGATAATACCTTTGCTTCGCCCTATCTCCAAAATCCTATTGATCTGGGTGCCGATGTGGTGATGCATTCGGTAACTAAGTACATTGGTGGTCACTCAGATGTGGTAATGGGAGCCCTGATGCTGAACGACGAGGAGCTATATAAAAGGCTTTGGTTTATCTATAATGCCTGCGGTGCCACTCCGGGGCCGATGGATAGCTTCCTGGTGCTGCGCGGCATTAAAACGTTGCACCTGCGTATGAAAGCGCATTGTGAAAATGGCAGGGCCGTTGCCGAATTCTTGAAAGATCACCCACGCGTTGAAAAGATCTATTGGCCGGGGTTTCCCGATTCTAAAAATCATGACGTAGCCAAAAAGCAAATGCGCGATTTTGGGGGGATGATTTCAATTGTACTAAAAGATGCCGACCTGCAGGAAACTTTCCGCATAGCAAGTTCGTTCAAAGTATTTTCGCTGGCGGAGTCCTTAGGTGGAGTGGAATCGTTGATCAATCACCCCGTAAGCATGACCCATGGCAGCATTCCCAAAGCTGAGCGTGATAAAGCCGGCGTAGTGGATAATCTGCTGCGCTTAAGTGTAGGGGTGGAGGATATCGAAGATCTTTTAGACGATTTAAAGCAGGCGCTTTCTTAA
- a CDS encoding TIGR02757 family protein, which produces MQMNDNLKAFLDAKVSQYNRPEFIANDPVSIPHLFTKKQDVEIMGFWAATLAWGQRVTIINKCKELITLMDGAPHDFIINHEEPDLKKLLNFKHRTFNDVDTLYFISFFRHHYERFDSLEDAFVPASKPLEEGIGKAATQKLQLQGAGRAEFALDHFRSYFMSLPVFPNRTKKHVSSPSQKSTCKRLCMFLRWMVRKDEQGVDFGIWNKLKPADLICPCDLHVDRVARKLKLITRKQTDWQTALELTQNLHELDPLDPVKYDFALFGLGIEERWGIEGILPDF; this is translated from the coding sequence ATACAAATGAACGATAATCTTAAAGCCTTTCTCGACGCTAAGGTATCCCAATATAACCGCCCCGAGTTTATCGCTAACGACCCCGTGAGCATCCCGCACCTCTTTACCAAAAAGCAGGACGTGGAGATCATGGGCTTTTGGGCGGCAACCCTGGCCTGGGGGCAACGGGTAACTATCATCAACAAGTGTAAGGAACTCATTACCCTGATGGATGGCGCACCTCATGATTTCATCATTAACCACGAAGAGCCGGATCTGAAAAAGCTGCTGAACTTTAAGCATCGCACTTTTAATGATGTCGATACCCTTTACTTTATATCGTTCTTCCGGCATCATTACGAGCGATTCGATTCGCTTGAGGATGCGTTTGTCCCGGCGTCTAAGCCTTTGGAGGAGGGCATAGGTAAAGCGGCCACTCAAAAGCTCCAGCTTCAGGGGGCTGGGAGAGCCGAATTTGCGCTTGATCACTTCCGTTCCTACTTCATGTCGCTGCCCGTTTTCCCCAACCGCACTAAAAAGCATGTTTCATCGCCATCGCAAAAGTCAACCTGTAAAAGGCTTTGCATGTTCCTGCGCTGGATGGTGCGGAAGGATGAACAAGGCGTAGATTTCGGCATCTGGAACAAACTTAAACCGGCCGACCTCATCTGCCCCTGCGATTTGCATGTAGACCGTGTGGCGCGTAAACTCAAACTTATTACCCGCAAACAAACCGACTGGCAAACCGCGCTGGAACTCACCCAAAACCTGCACGAATTAGACCCGCTCGACCCGGTAAAATATGATTTTGCCTTGTTTGGTTTAGGAATAGAAGAACGCTGGGGGATTGAAGGTATATTGCCGGATTTTTAG
- a CDS encoding pyridine nucleotide-disulfide oxidoreductase has product MKADHDVIIIGGSYAGLSAAMALGRALRQVLLIDSGKPCNRQTPHAHNFITHDGSKPADIAKKALHQLAAYPTICSYNGLAIKVVKQGILFIVETAKGKIFTARKVLFATGILDIMPNIPGFAACWGISVLHCPYCHGYEVRNEPTAVFANGDLAFEFLKIINNWTKDLTLLTNGPSQLSKQQTAGLEKHNITINEIPLRKVVHEGGYLNHVIFEDNSVLALNAMYAKLAFAQHCTLPQDLGCELTELGFIQIDEFQQTSVSGVFAAGDNTTMFRSLSIAVAAGNKAGALINHQMIQEDF; this is encoded by the coding sequence ATGAAAGCAGATCATGATGTAATTATTATTGGGGGCAGTTATGCCGGTCTTTCGGCAGCAATGGCACTGGGAAGAGCCCTGAGGCAGGTACTATTGATTGACAGCGGGAAGCCCTGCAATAGGCAAACGCCACACGCGCACAATTTTATAACTCATGACGGGTCTAAACCGGCAGACATTGCCAAAAAAGCGTTGCACCAATTAGCAGCCTATCCGACTATTTGTAGCTACAACGGGTTAGCTATAAAAGTGGTAAAGCAGGGCATTCTGTTTATAGTTGAAACAGCAAAGGGCAAAATTTTTACCGCCCGTAAGGTTTTGTTTGCTACCGGTATCTTAGACATTATGCCAAACATCCCCGGCTTTGCTGCATGTTGGGGAATTTCAGTACTGCACTGCCCATATTGCCACGGCTACGAGGTTCGCAACGAACCTACAGCAGTTTTTGCCAATGGCGATCTGGCTTTTGAGTTTCTGAAGATCATTAATAACTGGACCAAAGATCTCACCTTGCTTACTAACGGCCCTTCACAGCTTTCCAAACAGCAAACTGCAGGTTTGGAAAAACACAACATTACCATAAATGAAATACCATTAAGAAAAGTAGTGCATGAAGGCGGCTACCTGAATCATGTTATTTTTGAGGATAACTCCGTGCTCGCCTTAAACGCCATGTATGCTAAACTCGCGTTTGCACAGCACTGTACACTTCCTCAGGATCTGGGCTGTGAACTTACAGAATTGGGCTTTATTCAAATAGACGAATTTCAGCAAACATCGGTAAGTGGCGTATTTGCCGCAGGCGATAATACGACCATGTTCCGGTCATTATCTATTGCTGTTGCGGCCGGAAACAAAGCGGGTGCGCTGATTAATCATCAAATGATACAAGAGGATTTTTAG
- a CDS encoding tRNA modification GTPase, producing the protein MDHRLPTMHSSETIVALATPNGIGAIGVIRLSGPDAITIAQKVWKGKNLTEQPSHTLHFGRIMDGNMELDEVVASLFVAPRSYTRENVVEISCHGSNYIIESIIKLFIKNGARAAKAGEFTLRAFLNGQLDLSQAEAVADLIASNSKASQQIALQQLRGGFSSQLKGLRDQLVQFASLIELELDFAEEDVEFANRDQLKKLIHEITKLIGSLIQSFELGNAIKNGVNTVIAGRPNAGKSTLLNALLNEERAIVSHIPGTTRDTIEEVLNINGINFRLIDTAGIREATDAIERIGVERTMEKISQSALLIYVFDAELITLEALNADFQSLKQPGITMLIVANKADLLNTAQLAELPGEAIVISAKERRHIDQLKQSIYSSAIKENLTGHETLVTNIRHLEALQKTEEALIRVLGGIDTVTSDFLSMDIKQALHYLGEITGTVTTDDLLENIFSKFCIGK; encoded by the coding sequence ATGGACCATAGACTACCAACTATGCACTCTTCAGAAACTATCGTAGCGCTTGCAACCCCCAATGGAATTGGTGCTATTGGCGTGATCCGTCTTTCGGGGCCGGATGCCATCACTATAGCCCAAAAAGTTTGGAAGGGCAAGAACCTTACCGAGCAGCCATCGCACACGCTGCATTTTGGGCGGATAATGGATGGCAATATGGAGCTGGATGAGGTTGTGGCATCGCTATTTGTTGCACCGCGATCGTATACCCGTGAAAATGTAGTAGAGATTTCGTGCCATGGCTCCAATTACATCATCGAATCCATCATTAAGCTCTTTATCAAGAACGGGGCGCGCGCTGCAAAGGCAGGCGAGTTTACATTGCGGGCATTTCTGAATGGCCAGTTGGATCTTTCGCAGGCAGAGGCAGTTGCTGATCTGATCGCTTCTAACTCAAAAGCGTCACAGCAAATTGCGTTGCAGCAATTGCGCGGCGGTTTTAGCAGCCAGTTGAAAGGCCTTCGCGATCAGTTGGTGCAGTTTGCGTCTCTTATTGAATTGGAACTAGACTTTGCGGAGGAAGACGTAGAGTTTGCTAACCGCGATCAACTGAAAAAACTTATTCACGAGATTACCAAATTAATAGGCAGTTTGATCCAGTCGTTCGAACTGGGGAACGCGATTAAAAATGGCGTGAATACGGTGATAGCAGGCCGGCCGAACGCGGGCAAGTCAACTTTGTTAAATGCGCTGTTAAATGAGGAAAGGGCTATTGTAAGTCACATACCCGGCACCACGCGTGATACAATTGAAGAGGTATTAAATATCAATGGAATCAATTTTCGCCTGATAGATACTGCCGGCATCCGCGAGGCAACAGATGCTATCGAGCGGATAGGAGTGGAGCGCACAATGGAAAAAATCAGTCAGAGTGCATTACTTATATACGTTTTTGACGCCGAGCTGATTACTCTGGAAGCATTAAATGCTGATTTCCAAAGCTTAAAACAGCCCGGCATAACCATGCTGATCGTAGCCAATAAGGCAGACTTATTAAACACTGCGCAGCTTGCTGAACTACCTGGTGAAGCCATTGTGATATCGGCTAAAGAAAGGCGGCATATTGATCAATTGAAGCAAAGCATCTATTCCTCGGCTATAAAAGAAAACCTCACGGGACACGAAACGCTGGTTACGAACATTCGCCACCTGGAAGCATTACAAAAAACGGAAGAGGCCTTGATAAGGGTATTGGGCGGCATCGATACTGTAACTTCCGATTTTCTATCGATGGATATTAAACAGGCGCTCCACTATCTCGGAGAAATCACGGGCACAGTTACCACAGACGATTTGCTCGAGAATATCTTTAGTAAGTTCTGTATCGGCAAGTAG
- a CDS encoding ATP-binding protein: MNTSTLDKLRKMKFFGMFHAFKSSMETGKTNDYTADELLAHLVDAEWDDRQNRRIERTILYARFRYKAAIEDVHYHADRSIDRNQIMRLADCTFVDRFENLLITGSTGIGKSYIASAVGYQACVLGYRVLYTSTPKLFAKLKMAKADGSYMKELAKIERQQLLILDDFGIQPFDAQSRAALMEIIEDRHGKTSLIITSQLPVSKWFEVIGEKTVADAILDRIVHDAHRIELKGESMRRKRNVEPENSH, encoded by the coding sequence ATGAACACAAGTACCTTAGACAAACTGCGGAAGATGAAGTTCTTCGGGATGTTCCATGCCTTTAAAAGCAGCATGGAAACCGGTAAAACAAACGACTATACGGCAGATGAACTGCTGGCCCACCTGGTAGATGCAGAATGGGACGACCGGCAGAACAGGCGTATTGAACGCACGATCCTTTATGCCCGATTCCGCTATAAAGCCGCTATAGAGGACGTTCACTACCATGCCGACCGAAGTATCGACCGCAACCAGATCATGCGCCTGGCGGACTGTACGTTTGTTGATCGCTTCGAGAACCTGCTGATTACCGGGAGTACAGGCATCGGTAAAAGCTATATTGCTTCTGCTGTGGGTTACCAGGCCTGTGTATTGGGCTACCGGGTATTGTACACCAGTACGCCCAAACTGTTCGCTAAACTGAAGATGGCCAAGGCGGACGGCTCCTACATGAAAGAGCTGGCTAAGATCGAAAGGCAGCAATTGCTCATACTCGACGACTTTGGTATCCAGCCTTTTGATGCACAAAGCAGGGCTGCACTAATGGAGATCATTGAAGACAGGCACGGTAAGACCTCGCTGATCATCACTTCGCAGTTGCCGGTGAGCAAATGGTTTGAAGTGATCGGTGAAAAAACGGTTGCTGATGCGATCCTTGACCGGATCGTTCATGATGCACACCGTATCGAGCTAAAGGGAGAATCTATGAGAAGAAAACGTAATGTTGAACCGGAAAACAGCCATTAA